A single region of the Marinobacter salinus genome encodes:
- the cysZ gene encoding sulfate transporter CysZ has product MLKGNFFRGLGYLGEGFQLIRQPGLRLFVVIPLVINVLLFGLLFYFLADLFSELITTAMNWLPDWSWLQSLDWLFWILYGGVILLMLAYGFVIVANLIGSPFYGYLAELTEKHLTGQEVSTDDSWSAIIKDIPRALWREVQKIVYYLPRAIGLFVIGLIPVVNLVAAVLWFLFNSWMMALQYVDYPADNHKVSFRALRSLLGETRLSAFGFGLPVALAAMVPILNLVVVPAAVCGATAYWVRENGATRK; this is encoded by the coding sequence AGGGGTTCCAGCTGATCAGACAGCCCGGCCTGAGGCTTTTCGTCGTCATTCCGTTGGTCATCAACGTCTTGTTGTTCGGGCTTCTTTTCTACTTCCTTGCTGACCTTTTCTCCGAGCTGATCACCACTGCGATGAACTGGCTGCCAGACTGGTCCTGGCTCCAGTCTCTTGACTGGCTGTTCTGGATTCTCTATGGCGGTGTCATTCTGCTCATGCTTGCCTATGGCTTTGTGATTGTGGCCAACCTGATTGGCTCGCCTTTCTATGGCTACCTGGCTGAGCTGACCGAAAAGCATCTCACGGGTCAGGAGGTAAGTACCGACGACAGCTGGAGCGCCATTATCAAGGATATTCCCCGTGCTCTCTGGCGCGAGGTTCAAAAAATTGTCTATTACCTGCCGCGGGCGATTGGCTTGTTCGTCATTGGTCTCATTCCTGTGGTGAATCTGGTGGCGGCAGTGCTGTGGTTTCTGTTCAACAGCTGGATGATGGCTCTGCAATATGTGGATTACCCGGCGGATAATCATAAAGTCAGCTTCCGGGCTCTGCGTAGCCTGCTGGGAGAAACGCGTTTGTCCGCGTTTGGCTTTGGGCTCCCTGTGGCGCTTGCGGCCATGGTGCCGATCCTGAATCTAGTTGTGGTGCCCGCAGCGGTATGTGGTGCAACCGCTTATTGGGTGCGTGAAAACGGCGCTACCCGGAAATAA